Proteins encoded together in one Altererythrobacter epoxidivorans window:
- a CDS encoding acetyl-CoA acetyltransferase yields MAIADNTPVIIGVGQYSERVGEPQYEALSYMDLGGRALAAAVANAAGSGSVAGAIDTLVAIRQFEMSRPGRDRPFGGADNVPLALATRVGANPSRNILSTTGGHANQQLLGEFAADIVAGKIECAAIVGSEAISTSLALAAKGEAPDWSEEVGGEFEDRGYGVDGLLEPELMAHGATGAIPLYALCENARRARLGKGLEDYRHDIGELFAPFTKVAAANPHSAAPVERSADELATVTERNRIVAEPYTRMTVARDQVNQAAAIIVASAGKARELGVPEDKWVHIHAITAKVELELSQRPDLSRSPASTHSLDKALDVAGKQMDEMAYLDFYSCFAIPVYNAIDHFGIAIDDPRGLTLTGGLPFFGGAGNNYSAHAICEAVERVRADRGSYALVGANGGWMSKYSTGVYSTEPADWSGKDRYVTLAKADDAIPRAEAPSDEVTVETYTINHSKSGQDAIFIGRNERGERLSGNADMADELTRSLFESGEPFGAKLSIAKDDRGRNIGRLAAA; encoded by the coding sequence ATGGCCATCGCTGACAACACGCCCGTCATCATCGGTGTCGGGCAGTATTCGGAACGTGTGGGAGAGCCGCAGTACGAGGCGCTCTCCTACATGGATCTGGGCGGCCGGGCCCTGGCTGCTGCCGTTGCCAACGCAGCTGGCTCTGGCAGTGTGGCGGGCGCAATCGACACGCTCGTGGCCATTCGCCAGTTCGAAATGTCGCGGCCCGGACGCGACCGGCCGTTTGGCGGGGCGGACAATGTCCCGCTGGCGCTGGCGACGCGGGTTGGGGCGAACCCTTCGCGAAATATCCTCAGCACGACCGGTGGCCATGCCAACCAGCAGCTGCTCGGCGAATTTGCGGCCGACATCGTCGCTGGCAAGATCGAATGTGCGGCCATTGTCGGGTCCGAGGCAATTTCCACTTCGCTGGCGCTGGCGGCAAAGGGCGAAGCGCCCGACTGGTCCGAAGAAGTCGGCGGCGAATTCGAAGATCGCGGCTATGGGGTCGACGGTCTGCTCGAGCCTGAACTGATGGCGCATGGCGCCACCGGCGCGATCCCGCTCTATGCCCTGTGCGAGAATGCCCGCAGGGCTCGGCTGGGCAAGGGCCTCGAAGATTACCGCCACGATATCGGTGAGCTATTCGCTCCCTTCACAAAAGTCGCGGCGGCCAATCCCCATTCGGCGGCGCCGGTTGAAAGAAGCGCGGACGAACTCGCTACGGTGACAGAACGCAACCGTATCGTGGCAGAACCCTATACGCGCATGACTGTCGCGCGCGACCAGGTGAACCAGGCCGCAGCAATCATTGTTGCGTCTGCCGGGAAGGCGCGCGAACTCGGTGTGCCGGAAGACAAGTGGGTCCACATCCATGCGATCACGGCCAAGGTCGAGCTCGAGCTTTCGCAGCGGCCAGACCTCAGCCGCAGCCCGGCATCGACGCACTCGCTCGACAAGGCGCTGGATGTTGCGGGCAAGCAGATGGACGAGATGGCCTATCTCGACTTCTATTCCTGTTTCGCGATCCCGGTTTACAATGCCATCGATCATTTCGGCATTGCGATCGACGACCCGCGCGGCCTGACACTGACAGGCGGCCTGCCGTTCTTCGGCGGGGCAGGTAATAATTATTCGGCCCACGCCATCTGCGAGGCGGTGGAGCGGGTCCGCGCAGATCGCGGTTCCTATGCGCTTGTCGGCGCGAATGGCGGCTGGATGAGCAAGTATTCGACCGGCGTCTATTCGACCGAACCGGCCGACTGGTCGGGCAAGGACCGCTATGTGACGCTGGCAAAGGCCGACGATGCGATCCCGCGTGCAGAAGCTCCTTCGGACGAAGTGACGGTCGAAACCTACACCATCAATCATTCGAAGAGCGGCCAGGACGCGATCTTCATCGGTCGCAACGAGCGGGGCGAGCGTTTGAGCGGCAATGCCGACATGGCCGACGAACTCACGCGGTCGCTGTTCGAGAGCGGCGAACCTTTCGGCGCGAAACTGTCGATCGCGAAGGACGATCGCGGTCGCAACATCGGGCGGCTGGCGGCGGCATAG